A single region of the Winslowiella toletana genome encodes:
- the icmH gene encoding type IVB secretion system protein IcmH/DotU gives MTPELAARDTHYASAENPLHAAAAPLLNAIVQIRQAATHDDPAGLRYQLVDEIRQFEARCKQLELPFEMIIGARYCLCSVLDEAAAQTPWGTRGVWSGNGLLVTFHNESWGGEKFFQLLSRISQSPQQHLWLLEVIHYCLLLGYEGRYRGAANGREQCEAIRSRLAQLIASTRNNSPSPPTSQVVVRPQQSTLWRAPVPLWACIAVTAFIACMIYSGLNWRLGNAAEPLLRDIYQIPLPQVKNSRNFSSPQRLLDLRKSLSDVIAAGQLEVSDGPFGSKVMLSSDKLFDHAATALNPVGRALIARVAAAMSDIKGSVVVTVYTDNQPLNSSRFASNYEYSQAQARTISALLRQQLAMGHSIRAEGRGDSAALHPNDSPENRARNRRVEITLFATPESASTVNKGTP, from the coding sequence ATGACGCCGGAACTTGCTGCCCGCGATACGCACTATGCGAGCGCCGAAAACCCACTCCATGCCGCCGCCGCGCCTTTGCTGAATGCGATTGTGCAGATTCGCCAGGCGGCGACTCATGACGATCCGGCCGGGCTGCGCTACCAGCTGGTCGATGAAATCCGGCAGTTTGAAGCCCGCTGTAAACAGCTGGAACTGCCGTTTGAGATGATTATTGGTGCCCGCTACTGCTTATGCAGCGTGCTGGACGAAGCTGCCGCACAGACGCCGTGGGGCACGCGTGGCGTCTGGTCAGGTAACGGGCTGCTGGTCACCTTCCATAATGAAAGCTGGGGTGGCGAGAAATTCTTTCAGCTGCTGTCACGTATCTCGCAGTCACCGCAACAGCATCTGTGGCTGCTGGAAGTGATTCATTACTGCTTACTGCTCGGTTATGAAGGTCGTTATCGCGGGGCCGCCAATGGACGCGAGCAGTGTGAAGCAATTCGCAGCCGCCTTGCACAATTGATCGCGTCCACCCGCAATAACTCGCCATCGCCGCCGACCTCGCAGGTGGTAGTCAGGCCGCAGCAGAGCACGCTGTGGCGAGCGCCAGTGCCGCTCTGGGCCTGCATTGCGGTGACGGCATTTATCGCCTGCATGATCTACAGCGGGCTGAACTGGCGTCTGGGTAATGCCGCCGAACCGCTGTTACGCGATATCTATCAAATCCCGCTGCCGCAGGTGAAAAACAGCCGAAACTTCAGTTCGCCCCAGCGTCTGCTCGATTTGCGTAAATCACTCAGTGACGTGATTGCTGCCGGTCAGCTGGAAGTCAGCGACGGCCCCTTTGGCAGCAAAGTGATGCTGTCGAGCGATAAACTGTTCGATCACGCGGCTACCGCACTCAATCCGGTTGGCCGGGCGTTGATCGCGCGCGTCGCGGCGGCGATGAGCGATATCAAAGGCAGTGTGGTGGTCACGGTGTACACCGATAATCAACCGCTGAACAGTAGCCGCTTTGCATCCAACTACGAATATTCGCAGGCGCAGGCGCGCACAATTAGCGCCCTGCTACGCCAGCAGCTGGCGATGGGACACAGCATCAGAGCCGAAGGCCGTGGTGACAGCGCAGCTCTGCACCCCAATGACAGCCCGGAGAATCGCGCGCGTAACCGGCGCGTTGAAATCACCCTGTTTGCCACTCCCGAGTCGGCCAGCACGGTTAACAAAGGAACGCCGTGA
- the ntrB gene encoding nitrate ABC transporter permease: protein MTSEARVVAITANTPNSKADIIPLKPAHKPAMKQRRTFLRPLMQRVIPPCCGLLVLIAIWQVAALNSSGFPTPVDTWQAAVTLFADPFYNAGPNDQGIGWNVLASLQRVAIGFGLAALVGIPAGFLIGRFTFLARMLNPIIALLRPVSPLAWLPIGLLLFQRAEPASSWTIFICSIWPMIINTAEGVQRIPQDYLNVARVLKLSEWTVMRKILFPAVLPSVLTGVRLSIGIAWLVIVAAEMLTGGLGIGFWIWNEWNNLNVEHILIAIVIIGVVGLLLEQALMLLARRFSWE, encoded by the coding sequence ATGACCAGTGAAGCCCGCGTGGTGGCGATCACCGCCAATACCCCGAACAGTAAAGCAGACATTATTCCACTTAAACCGGCCCACAAACCGGCAATGAAGCAGCGCCGCACTTTCCTGCGCCCGCTGATGCAGCGGGTGATTCCGCCGTGCTGCGGCCTGCTGGTGCTGATTGCCATCTGGCAGGTAGCCGCGCTTAACAGCAGCGGTTTTCCGACGCCGGTCGACACCTGGCAGGCGGCGGTAACGCTGTTTGCCGATCCGTTTTATAACGCCGGTCCAAACGATCAGGGTATTGGCTGGAATGTGCTGGCCTCATTACAGCGCGTAGCCATCGGCTTTGGGCTGGCGGCGCTGGTCGGTATTCCGGCCGGTTTTCTGATTGGCCGCTTTACCTTTCTGGCGCGCATGCTGAATCCGATTATTGCGCTGCTGCGCCCGGTCAGCCCGCTGGCATGGCTGCCGATTGGCCTGCTGCTGTTTCAGCGCGCCGAACCGGCCTCCAGCTGGACCATCTTTATCTGCTCGATCTGGCCAATGATCATCAATACCGCCGAAGGGGTGCAGCGGATCCCGCAGGACTATCTCAATGTGGCGCGGGTGCTGAAACTTTCTGAGTGGACGGTAATGCGCAAAATTCTGTTTCCGGCGGTATTACCGTCGGTACTGACCGGCGTTCGGCTGTCGATTGGTATCGCCTGGCTGGTGATTGTCGCCGCCGAGATGCTGACCGGCGGTCTGGGGATTGGCTTCTGGATCTGGAACGAATGGAACAACCTCAACGTCGAGCACATCCTGATTGCCATTGTGATTATCGGCGTCGTTGGTCTGCTGCTTGAGCAGGCGCTGATGCTGCTGGCACGTCGTTTTAGCTGGGAATAA
- a CDS encoding nitrate- and nitrite sensing domain-containing protein — MNHATPSALNYLLASRQSEIASLRNLLHTGRLIGQISQLIHVLQRERGASNIWICSQGKLFGDELPQRARDVSRECDAMTALLPGTETGPLAGSSRLYARIAAALQGLSDLDALRQQVKRLAVSHDVAMERFNQIIRQLLNLVFEAADTASDPQVSRALIAMFSFMQGKELAGQERATGSAGFAAGVFSTAQSKTLVALIEQQQRCFATFSQFADAQSLQLWRTIAEADSETERLRRVACMSSKTEESGALRWFQLLTKRLDGMKGVEDQLETTLMQCCRSTIKRAETAEALGDSSEQWQILNQQQGYSLYVGGADWLEQHSTTLDSEGVSPQLGRSVLTLIQQQAQRLQAQADELAMMRATLNDRKQIDQAKLLLMKHHQCSEEQAWQTLRKMAMNQNKRVAEIAAAMLSVAAAFADTPK; from the coding sequence ATGAATCACGCCACGCCATCCGCCCTGAATTACTTACTGGCTTCACGTCAGAGTGAAATCGCCAGCCTGCGCAATTTGCTGCATACCGGACGGCTGATCGGCCAGATTAGCCAGTTGATCCATGTGCTGCAACGTGAACGTGGAGCCTCAAATATCTGGATCTGTTCGCAGGGCAAGTTGTTTGGCGACGAGTTGCCACAGCGCGCACGCGATGTCAGCCGCGAGTGCGACGCGATGACTGCGTTACTGCCGGGTACAGAAACCGGCCCGCTGGCCGGTAGCAGCCGTCTGTATGCTCGGATTGCCGCCGCGCTACAGGGGCTGAGCGACCTTGACGCGCTGCGACAGCAGGTAAAACGGCTGGCGGTGAGTCATGATGTGGCGATGGAACGCTTTAACCAGATTATTCGCCAGCTGCTTAACCTGGTGTTTGAAGCCGCCGATACCGCCAGCGATCCGCAGGTGTCGCGCGCGTTGATCGCCATGTTCAGTTTTATGCAGGGAAAAGAGCTGGCGGGTCAGGAACGCGCGACCGGTTCAGCGGGTTTTGCCGCTGGTGTTTTCAGCACGGCCCAGAGTAAAACGCTGGTGGCATTGATTGAGCAGCAGCAGCGCTGCTTCGCCACCTTCAGCCAGTTTGCCGATGCGCAGAGCTTACAGTTATGGCGCACTATTGCCGAAGCCGACAGCGAAACAGAGCGCCTGCGTCGGGTGGCCTGTATGAGCAGCAAAACTGAAGAAAGCGGGGCGCTGCGCTGGTTCCAGCTGTTGACTAAACGGCTTGATGGCATGAAAGGGGTGGAAGACCAGCTGGAAACGACCCTGATGCAGTGCTGCCGCAGCACCATTAAGCGCGCCGAAACGGCAGAGGCGCTGGGCGATTCCAGTGAACAATGGCAGATCCTGAATCAGCAGCAGGGCTACAGCCTGTATGTCGGCGGCGCGGATTGGCTGGAGCAGCACAGTACAACGCTGGATTCTGAAGGTGTTTCGCCGCAGCTCGGGCGTTCGGTACTGACCCTGATTCAGCAGCAGGCGCAGCGCTTGCAGGCGCAGGCGGATGAACTGGCGATGATGCGTGCCACGCTTAACGATCGTAAGCAGATTGATCAGGCAAAGCTGCTGCTGATGAAACATCACCAGTGCAGTGAAGAGCAGGCGTGGCAGACACTGCGCAAAATGGCGATGAACCAAAACAAAAGGGTGGCGGAGATAGCGGCGGCGATGCTGTCGGTAGCGGCGGCATTTGCCGATACCCCGAAATGA
- the tagF gene encoding type VI secretion system-associated protein TagF: MAENIHPGWYGKLPSTGDFLQRRLPEPIVASWSNWFQQGLTWWHYHNDVSSNDFLRAPVWNFVLPATPGVQRIQMGCLLPSRDRVGRAWPLLALRSFSLSEWHPAQLALSGDWYHELGDTLLHGVRDRLSPDAMESRLLALPPLPLPKNQRSAIMDVIGYQNLPITLGWREVADNFDPQRYISYWWSNRSDGYPHATHKHSGNLTAQLFSLLFNPAAGAQPGRNGLYPPMFE; the protein is encoded by the coding sequence ATGGCTGAAAATATACATCCCGGCTGGTACGGGAAGCTGCCGTCTACCGGTGATTTTCTCCAGCGGCGCTTGCCTGAACCGATTGTCGCCAGCTGGTCAAACTGGTTTCAGCAGGGTTTGACCTGGTGGCATTATCACAACGACGTCAGCAGCAATGATTTTCTGCGTGCGCCAGTCTGGAACTTCGTGCTGCCTGCCACCCCTGGCGTACAGCGCATTCAGATGGGCTGTTTACTGCCCTCACGCGATCGGGTTGGCCGCGCCTGGCCACTGCTGGCATTGCGCAGTTTTTCCCTCAGCGAGTGGCACCCGGCGCAACTGGCTCTTTCCGGCGACTGGTATCATGAACTTGGCGATACGCTGCTTCATGGCGTCAGGGATCGTCTGTCTCCCGATGCGATGGAAAGCCGCTTACTGGCACTGCCGCCGCTGCCGCTGCCGAAAAATCAACGATCGGCGATTATGGATGTGATTGGCTATCAGAATTTGCCCATAACGCTTGGCTGGCGTGAAGTGGCTGATAATTTTGATCCACAACGCTATATCAGTTACTGGTGGAGCAACCGCAGTGATGGCTATCCTCACGCTACCCATAAACACAGCGGTAATCTGACCGCGCAACTTTTTTCGCTGCTTTTCAACCCGGCGGCAGGTGCGCAACCGGGTCGTAACGGCCTTTATCCGCCGATGTTTGAGTAG
- a CDS encoding SH3 domain-containing protein, protein MTFTRITVKIRIALTLLAVLVVAGCQAPPPPLTDDSLVTSEVAGVTLTHRYAVQAPQKFKPVNQTWRALYKSSVMTTPDYSGKIVGYLDSGKPFTVLGTVENHWLAIADEGQQQLVGYVPLKAGVPSERYDATVQSDRPRPRKAARQQVCVDVGGDSKACRSKDTATWILD, encoded by the coding sequence ATGACATTCACGAGGATTACTGTGAAAATTCGTATCGCGTTAACGCTGTTAGCTGTGCTTGTTGTCGCGGGATGTCAGGCGCCACCGCCGCCCCTGACGGATGACTCGCTGGTGACCAGTGAGGTTGCGGGAGTAACACTCACTCACCGCTATGCGGTTCAGGCGCCGCAGAAGTTTAAGCCGGTTAATCAAACCTGGCGCGCACTGTATAAATCTTCGGTCATGACCACCCCCGATTACAGTGGGAAAATTGTCGGTTATCTGGACTCCGGTAAGCCATTTACCGTCTTAGGCACGGTGGAAAATCATTGGCTGGCGATTGCCGACGAGGGTCAGCAGCAATTAGTCGGCTATGTGCCACTGAAAGCTGGCGTGCCCAGCGAACGCTATGATGCCACGGTACAAAGCGATCGCCCACGCCCGCGTAAAGCTGCCAGGCAGCAGGTGTGTGTTGATGTCGGAGGTGACAGTAAAGCCTGCCGCAGCAAGGACACCGCCACCTGGATACTCGATTAG
- a CDS encoding PP2C family protein-serine/threonine phosphatase, with amino-acid sequence MKVTFSSMSQTGARQSNQDLTGSLLGERSACFLVCDGVAGLPGGEKAARITRDTLLGQLDGGRAANPQQTRQAVEKTARTLRDAQQINPKLQRMSTTLAALFIDRTQALAWWAHAGDSRIYHFRRGYIEQVTRDHSLAQQMKDAGYENTGINSNLLYNALGAEAEREASYSDVVELEDGDAFLVCTDGFWLNLQPEEMEQALRMVNSPEEWLALMQKAIDRSSKSDNLSAVAVWIGSPQDTTLLQSLSDSARFLPPRD; translated from the coding sequence ATGAAGGTTACCTTTAGCTCAATGTCCCAGACTGGCGCAAGGCAGAGCAATCAGGACTTAACCGGCAGCCTGTTGGGTGAACGCAGTGCCTGTTTTCTGGTGTGTGATGGCGTGGCAGGGCTGCCGGGTGGTGAGAAAGCGGCGCGAATTACGCGCGACACTTTACTCGGCCAGCTGGATGGTGGCCGCGCGGCCAATCCGCAACAAACTCGTCAGGCGGTAGAAAAAACTGCCCGCACGCTGCGTGATGCACAACAGATAAATCCGAAACTACAGCGGATGAGCACCACCCTTGCGGCACTGTTTATTGACCGCACCCAAGCGCTGGCGTGGTGGGCGCACGCAGGTGACAGCCGCATTTATCACTTCCGTCGCGGTTATATTGAACAGGTGACTCGTGACCACAGTCTGGCACAGCAGATGAAGGACGCGGGCTATGAAAATACCGGAATTAACAGTAATTTACTTTATAATGCGCTCGGTGCAGAAGCCGAACGAGAGGCCAGTTACAGCGATGTGGTGGAACTGGAAGACGGCGATGCTTTTTTAGTCTGTACCGATGGTTTCTGGCTGAATTTGCAGCCGGAAGAGATGGAACAGGCATTGCGCATGGTTAACTCACCTGAAGAGTGGCTGGCGCTGATGCAGAAAGCTATAGATCGCAGTAGCAAAAGCGATAATTTAAGCGCCGTAGCCGTGTGGATCGGTTCGCCACAGGATACGACGTTACTACAATCATTGTCTGACTCGGCGCGCTTCTTGCCGCCT
- the tssM gene encoding type VI secretion system membrane subunit TssM encodes MMRNLTSLLTSRLLWGFIGITALSSVIWMLGPLIAINDLRPLEAKINRQVLTGFCYFLWILLQLIPRLYSAWFNSKLLHNLQDSSVDHGELMATEELLSARFNQAATLLKKAHFYQKPRVGWLQRYSARYLYQLPWYMIVGAPGAGKTTALINSGLDFPLTDTLGKQAIRGIGGTRHCDWWFTDRAVLLDTAGRYTMQESMRARDASEWQTFINLLKHYRARQPINGVIITISVADLLSDSADARHRQASALRSRMDELHQQTGIHFPVYLMVTKTDLLKGFMSYFASLDKAQRDRTWGFTFPWQPNRDSERELNTLFEQQFLELSARLNAGLSAKMAAENDLTQRADCFLFPQEFASLRPLLAEYLDVIFSTDAGDVAWSARGLFFTSGTQEGLPFDRVMGELTRKLQLPQPHSHSIASWDSVNRAAPIPANKGQSFFIRDLLCEVIFKESGLAGSDRSWEYRNRLLHWIGYGALAAMLMFTTGYWLVSYYQNQHYLQQIAARVPAISQQAESFSHVDDDAADMLALLPFLNGLVKLPQPSEFSLDHPPMSLRGGLYRGDQVSDAAWTLYQNALRSLLLPRVARQITTTLRNDQGNDSEFSRNALRAYQMLYQPRNYDGEFLRGWVMQNFQRSLRSTVTTRDLQQLDWHLSQLLDRQIQTSPYARDNALMMRKLADNLEKAGSNSHALASTPGGLLPPDTQGVH; translated from the coding sequence GTGATGCGCAACCTCACCTCACTGCTTACCAGCCGCCTGCTATGGGGCTTTATCGGTATCACCGCACTTTCCAGCGTAATCTGGATGCTGGGACCGCTGATCGCTATTAATGACTTACGTCCGCTGGAAGCAAAAATCAATCGTCAGGTGTTGACCGGCTTCTGCTACTTCCTCTGGATCTTATTGCAGCTGATCCCCCGTTTGTATAGCGCCTGGTTTAACAGCAAGCTGCTGCACAATTTGCAGGACAGCAGTGTCGATCATGGTGAGCTGATGGCGACGGAAGAGCTGTTAAGCGCGCGTTTTAATCAGGCTGCCACCCTGCTGAAAAAGGCGCATTTCTATCAAAAACCCCGCGTGGGCTGGTTGCAGCGCTACAGTGCTCGTTATCTCTATCAGTTGCCGTGGTATATGATCGTCGGCGCGCCGGGTGCCGGTAAAACCACCGCGCTGATCAACTCTGGCCTGGACTTCCCGCTGACGGATACGCTGGGAAAACAGGCGATACGCGGCATTGGCGGTACTCGCCATTGTGACTGGTGGTTTACCGATCGCGCCGTGCTGCTGGATACCGCCGGACGCTATACGATGCAGGAGAGCATGCGCGCCCGCGACGCCAGCGAATGGCAGACCTTTATCAATCTGCTCAAGCACTACCGCGCACGCCAGCCGATTAACGGGGTAATTATTACCATCAGCGTCGCCGATTTGCTGAGTGACTCTGCCGATGCGCGCCATCGCCAGGCCAGCGCGTTGCGCAGTCGAATGGATGAACTCCATCAGCAGACCGGCATCCACTTCCCGGTTTATCTGATGGTCACCAAGACCGACCTGCTGAAAGGTTTTATGAGTTATTTTGCCAGCCTCGATAAAGCACAGCGCGATCGGACCTGGGGTTTTACCTTTCCATGGCAGCCGAATCGCGACAGTGAACGTGAACTGAACACGCTGTTCGAGCAGCAATTCCTGGAGCTTTCCGCCCGGCTGAACGCCGGACTGTCCGCTAAAATGGCCGCAGAAAATGACTTAACTCAGCGCGCCGACTGCTTCCTGTTTCCGCAGGAATTTGCCTCACTTCGCCCCCTGCTGGCGGAATATCTTGATGTTATCTTTTCAACGGATGCGGGCGACGTTGCATGGTCGGCACGCGGGCTGTTCTTTACCAGTGGTACTCAGGAAGGATTGCCGTTTGATCGGGTGATGGGTGAACTGACGCGCAAGCTGCAATTACCCCAGCCGCACAGCCATTCAATCGCCAGCTGGGACAGCGTTAATCGTGCAGCGCCGATCCCGGCCAATAAGGGCCAGAGCTTCTTTATTCGTGACTTGCTGTGTGAGGTTATTTTTAAAGAGAGCGGACTGGCGGGCAGCGACCGTTCATGGGAGTACCGTAACCGTCTGCTGCACTGGATTGGCTACGGCGCGCTGGCCGCGATGCTGATGTTCACCACCGGTTACTGGCTGGTGAGCTATTATCAGAATCAGCACTATTTGCAGCAGATTGCGGCGCGCGTCCCGGCCATCAGTCAGCAGGCAGAGAGTTTTAGCCATGTCGACGACGATGCGGCAGATATGCTCGCACTGCTGCCGTTCCTGAATGGCCTGGTGAAGTTACCTCAGCCGTCAGAGTTTTCGCTTGATCATCCGCCGATGAGCCTGCGCGGTGGGCTCTATCGAGGCGATCAGGTCAGCGACGCCGCATGGACGCTGTATCAGAATGCGTTACGTTCGCTGCTGTTGCCACGCGTGGCGCGACAGATAACCACCACCCTGCGTAATGATCAGGGCAATGACAGCGAATTCAGCCGCAATGCGCTACGTGCTTACCAGATGCTGTATCAACCACGCAATTACGACGGTGAGTTTCTGCGCGGCTGGGTGATGCAGAATTTCCAGCGTTCCCTGAGGTCCACGGTGACGACCCGGGATTTACAGCAGCTGGACTGGCATCTCAGCCAGCTGCTTGATCGACAAATTCAGACTTCGCCTTATGCACGCGATAACGCACTAATGATGCGTAAGCTGGCAGATAATCTGGAAAAGGCTGGCAGTAACAGTCATGCGCTGGCATCAACGCCAGGGGGGCTTCTTCCGCCAGACACACAGGGTGTGCACTAA
- a CDS encoding CmpA/NrtA family ABC transporter substrate-binding protein, with protein sequence MSKDGFPLSRRRFLTGSAILTGSYFVPGLINSVCAAGSDAPEKTEIRVGFIPLTDCAPVIMAALKGFDKKYGISIIPSKEASWAAVRDKLTSGELDAAHLLYGMLYGLQLGIAGPQHQMANLMTLNNNGQAITLSNQLKAMKVTDAASLKQAVAAKPAGTYTFAHTFPTSTHAMWLYYWLANAGINPFDDVRTVVVPPPQMVMNMKIGNMSGYCVGEPWNQRAISDNIGFTAATSQQIWPDHPEKVLGTRAAWVDEHPNSARALTAAVLEAARWIDASDANRRETAVAIASRAYLNTKVETIEGRMLGDYDNGLGKQWKDQHAMRFFHDGAVSFPYLSDGMWFLTQQQRWGLLKQEPDYLAVARAVNRIDIYKQAASAVGNVALPGSEMRSSTLIDGKVWDGSNPAEYAASFAIKR encoded by the coding sequence ATGAGCAAAGACGGATTTCCGCTGTCACGACGCCGATTCCTTACCGGCAGCGCCATATTAACCGGCAGCTATTTCGTGCCGGGTTTAATCAACAGTGTCTGTGCTGCCGGATCGGACGCGCCGGAAAAAACAGAAATTCGCGTCGGCTTTATTCCATTAACCGATTGCGCCCCGGTGATTATGGCGGCGCTAAAGGGCTTTGATAAAAAGTACGGTATCAGCATCATCCCAAGCAAAGAAGCCAGCTGGGCGGCGGTGCGCGACAAACTGACTTCCGGTGAACTGGATGCGGCGCACCTGCTGTATGGCATGTTATACGGTCTGCAACTGGGCATTGCCGGGCCGCAGCATCAGATGGCTAATCTGATGACGCTGAACAATAACGGTCAGGCCATTACCTTGTCGAACCAGCTGAAAGCCATGAAGGTCACCGATGCCGCCAGCCTGAAGCAGGCGGTGGCGGCAAAACCGGCCGGAACCTACACCTTTGCCCATACCTTTCCCACCAGCACCCATGCGATGTGGCTCTACTACTGGCTGGCTAATGCCGGTATCAACCCGTTTGATGATGTGCGCACCGTAGTGGTGCCGCCACCGCAGATGGTGATGAATATGAAAATAGGCAATATGAGCGGCTATTGCGTGGGCGAGCCGTGGAACCAACGGGCGATTAGCGACAATATTGGCTTCACTGCCGCCACCTCGCAGCAGATCTGGCCGGATCATCCGGAGAAAGTGCTGGGCACCCGGGCCGCGTGGGTCGATGAACATCCCAACAGCGCCCGCGCCCTGACCGCAGCGGTGCTGGAGGCGGCGCGCTGGATTGATGCTTCCGATGCCAACCGCCGCGAAACCGCCGTCGCAATCGCCAGTCGTGCGTATCTCAACACCAAAGTGGAAACCATTGAAGGCCGCATGCTCGGCGACTATGACAATGGGCTGGGTAAGCAGTGGAAAGATCAACATGCGATGCGCTTCTTCCACGATGGCGCGGTCAGTTTTCCTTATCTCTCCGACGGTATGTGGTTCCTGACCCAGCAACAACGCTGGGGGCTGCTGAAGCAGGAGCCGGATTACCTCGCCGTTGCCCGCGCAGTTAACCGTATCGATATCTATAAACAGGCGGCCAGCGCAGTGGGCAACGTGGCATTGCCGGGTAGTGAAATGCGCAGCAGTACCCTGATTGACGGCAAGGTGTGGGATGGCAGTAACCCGGCCGAATACGCCGCCAGTTTCGCCATCAAACGTTGA
- the tagH gene encoding type VI secretion system-associated FHA domain protein TagH, producing the protein MRFILVQSSTVITPTTVDFLPPGGTIGRSVDNDLVLPDEDRAISRLQALVHVAASGECRLTNRGSVTSVMLNGVPLARGHQVELQHGDSLGIGDYQINVVDPTQSQAGNLDPLALFSQDAALAADPLGILAAEQPIVAATHDNNNSETPTVRAIKHNSARLDIDPLPHQTREHSEQSSACSNEKLIQALLEGMGLDSRQSELPLTEEDMRMTGRMLSLFSQGTVALLSSRSILKRGVKAEMTMILNEANNPFKILPSGKTVLMQMYQSQMPGFMQPEHAVRDALVDLQAHQLGMIAGIRAIIAAMLQSFNPQRLEDQARREGVVSKMSFTSSRKAAMWDYFVRDYQNTAGEIEDDFHTLFGEAFLHAYDVEVNQYKDSQLKADAE; encoded by the coding sequence ATGCGATTTATCCTTGTGCAAAGCAGTACCGTGATAACGCCAACCACGGTTGATTTTCTGCCACCGGGCGGCACCATCGGCCGCAGCGTCGACAACGATCTGGTGCTGCCTGATGAGGATCGCGCCATTTCACGCCTGCAAGCATTGGTACATGTCGCCGCCAGCGGAGAGTGTCGTCTGACCAATCGTGGCAGCGTGACATCGGTGATGCTGAATGGCGTGCCGCTGGCGCGCGGCCATCAGGTTGAGCTGCAACACGGAGACTCGCTCGGGATCGGCGATTATCAGATAAACGTCGTCGACCCCACTCAGTCGCAGGCAGGCAACCTTGATCCACTCGCCCTGTTTAGTCAGGACGCGGCGCTGGCTGCCGATCCGTTAGGAATTCTGGCTGCGGAACAGCCCATCGTCGCTGCGACTCATGACAACAACAACAGCGAAACCCCAACGGTTCGCGCAATAAAGCACAACAGCGCACGGCTGGATATCGATCCGCTGCCACACCAGACCCGCGAGCACAGTGAACAGAGCTCCGCTTGCAGTAATGAAAAATTGATTCAGGCTCTGCTGGAAGGGATGGGGCTCGACAGCCGACAAAGCGAACTGCCGCTGACGGAAGAAGATATGCGCATGACCGGCCGCATGTTAAGCCTGTTTTCACAAGGTACGGTGGCACTGTTGTCCTCACGCTCGATTTTAAAACGCGGCGTGAAAGCGGAAATGACCATGATCCTGAATGAGGCGAATAATCCGTTCAAGATCCTGCCCTCGGGTAAAACCGTACTGATGCAGATGTACCAGAGCCAGATGCCGGGTTTTATGCAGCCTGAACACGCGGTCCGCGATGCGCTGGTTGATTTACAGGCCCATCAGTTAGGTATGATCGCCGGAATCCGTGCGATTATCGCCGCCATGCTACAGTCGTTTAATCCGCAGCGGCTGGAAGATCAGGCCAGACGCGAAGGTGTGGTGAGTAAAATGAGTTTTACCAGCTCACGCAAAGCCGCAATGTGGGACTATTTTGTGCGCGATTACCAAAATACCGCGGGCGAAATTGAGGATGACTTTCATACGCTGTTTGGCGAAGCGTTTCTGCATGCCTATGACGTTGAGGTTAATCAGTATAAAGATTCACAACTAAAAGCGGACGCCGAATGA